In Oxyura jamaicensis isolate SHBP4307 breed ruddy duck chromosome 20, BPBGC_Ojam_1.0, whole genome shotgun sequence, the following are encoded in one genomic region:
- the LOC118176892 gene encoding ankyrin repeat domain-containing protein SOWAHC-like translates to MSVWAKLKSASAWTQGCRESRGAKHSHARIHSAAALIRAGGVPWGQGYGAVAAACGPRLAPCPPRLSGSAVPSRRRRRPGIHAWGGRRARDQPEAEPCQVPRTRCRRRAASGQQRRTPWLCARAPQRGLRPSGRSPPQILVTDFSAVSPAGWHCPDPQPEPGEEDSEQDAREASEDGNSSVGASPVALDPVEKEWLQGAAGGDLPVLSHLLQQEPALASKKDFTSGGYTPLHIAALHGHRQIVDLLIERFGAKQNLRDYSGHLAGHYLGTTGTLDGDPDTPQLPSGRGERGRNRRLACLLLPKAGGQARRRWGSAEDLVEPEEERAPAQLLAPPASYRAVRKFSR, encoded by the exons ATGTCTGTGTGGGCCAAACTCAAATCAGCGTCTGCCTGGACACAAGGATGCCGGGAGAGCCGTGGGGCCAAGCACAGCCACGCG CGGATCCACAGCGCCGCTGCGCTGATCAGGGCTGGCGGAGTCCCGTGGGGACAAGGTTAcggggctgtggcagcagcgTGCGGGCCCCGGCTGGCTCCCTGTCCACCCCGGCTGTCCGGCTCCGCCGTCCCCTCCCGGCGGCGCAGGCGTCCTGGCATCCACGCCTGGGGCGGCCGGAGAGCACGGGACCAGCCCGAG GCCGAGCCGTGCCAAGTGCCAAGGACACGGTGCCGCAGGCGGGCTGCCTCCGGACAGCAGCGCCGGACACCGTGGCTCTGTGCCAGGGCTCCCCAGCGGGGGCTGAGGCCCTCGGGGCGGTCCCCCCCCCAGATCCTGGTGACGGACTTCAGCGCGGTG AGCCCCGCGGGCTGGCACTGCCCTGACCCGCAGCCGGAGCCGGGCGAGGAGGACAGCGAGCAGGACGCCCGGGAGGCATCCGAGGATGGGAACAGCAGCGTGGGCGCCAGCCCCGTGGCC CTGGACCCAGTGGAGAAGGaatggctgcagggagcagccggCGGGGACCTGCCCGTCCTgagccacctcctgcagcaggagcctgccCTGGCCTCCAAGAAG GATTTCACCTCG GGG ggctaCACCCCCCTGCACATCGCCGCGCTCCACGGCCACCGCCAGATCGTGGACCTGCTCATCGAGCGCTTTG GGGCCAAGCAGAACCTGCGGGACTACAGCGGGCACCTGGCCGGGCACTACCTGGGCACCACGGGGACGCTGGACGGGGACCCCGACACCCCCC agctgccctCGGGCCGGGGTGAGCGCGGCCGGAACCGGCGCCtggcctgcctgctgctgcccaaggCCGGCGGGCAGGCGCGGCGGCGCTGGGGCTCGGCTGAGGACCTGGTGGAGCCGGAGGAAGAGCGAGCCCCGGCGCAGCTCCTTGCACCGCCTGCGTCCTACCGGGCCGTCCGCAAGTTCTCCCGCTAG